The Syngnathus scovelli strain Florida chromosome 17, RoL_Ssco_1.2, whole genome shotgun sequence sequence CGACGTGTGGCCAGACGAGGGTAAAACGGAGTCTGGAACGGGAGAAGGTGGGGGAGAAAGATCGTCGCCACAAGGGGGTTCCGGCGGAGGGGACGGTGGCGTTAATTCATTCTCTACTTCTAAGTAGATGTCTGAGCAATGGGACTCGATGTCCGGGGAAGGGGGTGACGGGGACGCAATGTCCGGGGCAGGGCGTGACGGGGAAGGGGGGACAGTTACGGTGTCCTCTGGCGACGGTGGACCCGATTCCATGGGTGGAGGGTCGTCGTCCAGCTGATCGGGGGATTCCGGCGGGGGCTCCTCGGAGGCCGGGTCCGGAAGAGCTTCCAGCGTAGGGGACGGATGCAGAGTGTCGTCCGTTTGGAGGACAACGGCGCGAGTCGGCGGCTCGATAGAAGCAAGGACAACCTCTGAAGGCTTATCCTCGTCCGACAGCAAGGGGTGCGAGGGCTCAGGCGTGGAAGACAGGAGGTGCTCTTTGCTGGCATGGATGGTGTCGTCTTTCGTCGGTCCCGTGCGGGCACCATCGTCCTCGTCGGGGGCGTTCAAATCGGCAGCGGACGAGGCGGCAGAGTCCATAATGGAGACGCCGGCGGCGGCCGCCTCGTGCAGCGGCGTGTCGTGCACGCGCGTGTAGTCTCGGGCGCTCTGGGAGGGCACCAGCAGGAGGCGTTGCTCGCCGGGCTTGCGCGGCGGCAGCAGGGGCTGGCGCGTGTAGCTCTCGCCGTCGGCCAGCGTCTCGGGCAGCGGGTGGTAGCGCGTCTCGGGCAGGAGCAGGATGCAGATGATGCAGATGAGCGTACAGCAGGCGAAGATGATGTGGTGCAGgaagtagcccttctggttgtgcAGCTCCATGATGGGCGCCGTCAGCATGCCGAAGCCGGCGCTCGCCAGGACCAGGCCCAGGCCGCCGCCCCTACATGGAACAATGAATACCGTCAAAAACTGTCAAATCTTGAATGAAAACCTCATTAAGAACCCTGATAATAGTCTTCCAGCATGACAATGCACCAAGATACATTTgcatgttgccatggcaacaaaggAGTGGCTCAAAATAAATGCGTTAAGGTCACAGATTGGCCTAGTTAGTCTACAGCCTTCAACCTGAAGAGGGCGGTGAAGCTTCGATTTTCCCAGAGAGGTTCTTCTCAcataattcataaaaaaaaattaaaaaaaaatacacgatAGAGACTGTTTGTTAATTTCTTTTGTATTTTACAAACTCAGCAGGCAATCATATCACTTCCCTCACCGTGAAATCTTAGGAGAACCCATTTTAGACAGCAGAATGTGCTGCAGCGCCACTTTATTTGCCAGGCGGCACTACTTGCCATCCAGCAGGTGGCGCCCTTGATGTATTTTGCAAACTGCAGCCTAGCTTACATAAGCTTACAGTAACCCTCATGCAGTGCTCAGAGGGGATTTGCCTGCTGCCGCcttcatgtgacagtgaagGTGACAAAGAAAAAGTCTCAGGCACATGCTCAATTATTTCCCCTCAGTTTTGGCCCTACATTTGAATCAAAGTGGAAATGTGGTTAACCTACGCTCATGCGGTAGAAAAGGCATAACTACAGTAATAATTGTATGAAAACAATTCTAAGCCTTACATATAAAgcaattaaatgaaaaaaaatgttgtcgTGGGTTTTACCTGATGACGGTGGGTGTGATCTCAGCACAGAAGAAGATGCTCAGGTTGCTGACGGCGTGGGAGGAGAACATCCCGATGATTGAGAAGGCGATGGAGAAGTTCTTCGTCAGTGTGCTTGAGCTATCTACACGCAAAAACGAGCATGTGTATTATCATTTGGTTTCCAGTCATCATTTTTAAATGCATCATTACAACGAAAATACATGGCAATCCAGCATTGTGGTATTGTTAGAGTGTGGCAGCACATCCAGCCACTAGGGGCACTCTAGCTGCACACATGGATTTGGGCCTCTTTTCTTTTGACATGCAATGAATCCAGTTCATAGCCAAAAGCACCCAAATAGGCTTACCTATGTTGAGATGGGTGCTGTACTTTCCCAGCACTGAAAGAGAAATCAGGAGAAAGGGTGTGTCACTCGTGAGCGATCAAACACAAAAGCTCAtcacaacacaaaaaaagtgtgatgTGTTGACACCAGTTGAACATTAAGTCAAATGTAACTGAGTAAACGGACTTGTGTCCTGCTGGTACACATTGACCACAAGAGCCGTTTGCGCTGGTGTCCAAACGCTCCATTATGAGTAGCTGACATGAGCGCGGGACACGCCTCGCTGTGCAAGCACTGGACATTTCATTAGGTACGCCTGCATAATCACATTTGAACACGATCCGCCCGGTTGAACACAGGAGAGTCGTCCTTTGTATCACAAAACTCACAGTTGGGCAGGCCTAGCTGCAGCAAGGACGCCAACGCGGTGATGATCATGAACGTGAGGAGGCCGCCGCGCCGGCCCATCAGGCCCACCGCCGGGCACAGCGCCAGGCAGGATGCCACCGCGATGCCCGCCATGGTGTAATAGTCGACGTAGAAGTCGTGGAACATGGTGGTCTCCTGGGCCTCAGGGTCCATCATGCTGCGGGCAAAGCAGTGGTGGATCCCGTAGCCTGTTAGCCTAGAGGCAAGCAAATACAGACAATGTCAGCAAGTCATTGATTTAAACAAATAATGTTGTAAAATTGCAACATTTGAATGTTGTCCAAACATCAAGCTTAATTTTCTATTGTATTTATTCTTATCGgttttttattaccatttttttttaatcagagatgcgaataaacttcttttttttgcatcaaTTCTGAATTTTGACTTCTAATTTTGCAATTCGTCTTTCAGTCCATACAATCTATTGTTTCAAATGAATATCACTGTAAAGTAGCGACTGAGAAGTCAACCCGATCTAATAAAACAACATTTCAAGGTCCGCTGTGCTGTTGTGTAATCCAcaatgtactttgtcaacacacACATGTTGACACACAAGCGCGCACGCGCACCCTCGGCACCAGGATACACAAAAAAAGCAGAGGCCGCACTccctctctgtgtgtgtgtgcgtaacgTTTTATAAGGACGGCCGCTCATGTAAAATTTACGCCGAATTGAGGAGTCAGCGACGCGATATGCTGTGGTGAGTGTCTGTACGTGCTAAAGAGCCGGTCAGGGATGGAGGGAAAAGGAGAGAGCAGGATAAAAATGGAAAAGGAGGCACTCTTGTTGAAGAACAAAATAGCTTAGCGGGGAAAGAATTGAGGACCGCTGATCAATATGTATTAAGTTAGCAAGTGAACATTTGAATCCGAGGATGGATTTAGGGTCGCCCCATCGACGCGAGCTTGGCAGCGTTAAAAAGATTGGTGAGACATTTGTGACATTAGTGGCGTGTCCGTCATAAAACGAGCAAAATAATTTTCAGCGCTCTGGAGCTGCTTTCCCCTCATTTGCATCGACGGCGAGGAAGAGACAACAGCAACTAACGTGATATAACATTAAATATTTGCATTATTTATGTACTGCTATTATTGCTTGCTTCCGCTTAATGATTGCGTGTCTTGAATGTAAACACAGCAATATTGGATGTGTTGAAATGTTCATGGATGTtgaccccaccccaaaaaaacaaatcggATACAGCTACAGAACACGCGTCAAAAAACACTTACGAATTGAAGCAGAGCACAACAATATTCTTCCACAGGTTCCTTGTCCGGGCCATTTTCACGATGCAGGTCTTTTTGGGCTTGCGTTGAAGCGCTCTCTGCAATTCTGGGAACACAAAAGTTCAACTCACAGAGGAGTCCAATGGAAGCGACATACACAAATGAACATTTGAGCTTTCGCTAATACCATAAATTAgcctataagccgctacttttttctcaaattttgaaccctgaatcacgaattttagctggtgcgcctTACAGTCCGGTGCCGCTTATAGTCCAAATATTAcggtatattaaaaaaataaacttgttcTTAAATGAGTTTCCGCTGACACAATTGACCTGGATTCACAACACAGCCAAAACAATTGGtaagttaaaaaatatatatattaacaaGGTTTCTAAGAGTTGCATTTTTAGCTCCTGCTAAAGAAGTTGCCATCACCGCTCCCACCAACAGTATCTCGCCACCAAACTCAACAAAATGAGCATGAGTGAGAGAGCCAGGTGTGACATTTCACCCGACAATTTCCAAGAAGCTCCTAAACAAACCTCATACTTAGCGCTCGGGTGTTTCCACGTGAAGTCGGTTAGCCATGTGACGGCATTTCGCATTCCGTGCCTGCGAGGTTATCGCTGGCCTGATCAGCTCTTGCATTGATCCGCAAAGTTCCAAGCAATACGCTCAAGGCCTGAGATCAGCACGGCATGGGATTGAGTTCCCTCTTCAATTGATTGTTCCGGATGcatctgagcttttttttttttttttttcttttttttttaaaaggctaCAATGAAACGCAGTGTTCAAGGAAGTGAGAAGGAGTCTATAAATCTGTGCCGCCGAGTGACaaagcatttttaaaaaaaatttttttagggGGTTTACCTGGGAGGATGTTGTCGGGATCCTGCTGCATATTGACGCAGTTCTTCTTAGCGATATGTCCCATGATCCACTTGGAGCGGCAGTACTGCTGCGTGGCCAGCAGCCAACGCAGTGACTCAGGGAAGATCCTGACAAGTAGATGAGAGGGAAGTTCTCACTTAGCAGTGGCGACAAATGAGGCCGGCTGGAATGAAAGCTTATTTTCGTTTCCAAGCGGGATATGCCGCACTGTTAAACCTCATTTTTCTTATCTGTGCTGCCACGTTGggctgaaaataaaaatgctggAGGAAATCGTTGCTAAGATGATCGATTGAACGTTTTGCATCTTCTGTCCCAACCACACCAAGTTTTGTATGGATCTTAATTATTTACTTGTGTCTAGGGAGGAAAGCTTTACTTCTACAAACAATTTATGGTAGAGATGTACAAAAATAGTGTTTATAAATTGAAATAATTACAATTGGTACCTATTTTGTTCCATCTATTTGAGGCAGGCATTTATTTGCATGACGTGGCTGGCGCGCCAATATTTTGTCTGACGCCTGCATTCCATCATCCTTCCACTGAATTGGAAAGGCCCGTCAATCAGCCGAGCCCACTCATGTCTATTATATCTCCATTACTGCTATTTGATCGGGTTAACTCTTTCCAGAGCTGCTGAGCGGAACCATTTTAGCTTGCGCAGGTCGGCCTTGGAGGGACGCCACATTTCGGCATACAGACGGCAATAAAATCTAATTCCCTACGAGTTTGTCGACATCAGCAGTGTACGATCCAAGACGGAGTGCGTTTCTGGATGGTGGTCTCCACTCTCGGGCAAGGTCACTAGAAAAAGCGTGTCGCGTTGAATCACCTGCCGGAAAATGTCTCGTTCTCACTTTTATCATCGATAAAGCACATGGAATATGCTGTACATGGGTCCTGGGCTCACCCGCTTTAGCAAAAAATTGTACCTGGCTCACCAGGACTCACCAGATGTAGGACAGCATAAGCAGCAGGGGGcagatgatgacggcctggagTACCTGCCAGTCACGGCACAGGTAGGCCACACCCGGCATCAGCAGCTGGCCGCCCAGCATCACAAAACTGGCCACCATAGTCATGGAGAAGCGCCAACCTGGTAAGCACAGCTCGATCCCTAGTGGGGGAAACAAAACAAGACAGCGTGAATATCATCGCAGACTTGCAGGTTGTGACATGAATTTAAATGGTGATGTCATTCTTAGCAAAACACCTCTAGCACTGAAGTGAGGTGATGATTCATTGATGGGGCGTGCTACGTCTTCTACCGTGTTGTTAGCATGACTCGAAGGAAACGCCTGCATCCCGATACAAAACCGAATCTGCAACTTTGAGGATGACAAATGACGACCGCAGCTTTGAAGTCGACAATAGGGTGTCAACATTCTAAATCGACAGCTGCTGTTATGAGATTGAACAAGAGTGTGCTGTTGTGAGAGGgcgagagaagaagaagaaaaaaaaaaaaagcgtcctTGTGCTCATTTGTCCGCTATTAGAATGGCAGCGATTCATTCTGGCATTAGCATTCACACCACACGGGCTGAGAGCCATCACAGACAGTGGAGTCCTTTAGCGGGCACCACAGTGGGAAGGCTTCACAACACAGCCCCGGAGGGTGAACAGCACCGCATTGGCGCTATTCTCacattgtccatccatccatctt is a genomic window containing:
- the LOC125985322 gene encoding solute carrier family 22 member 23 isoform X1 yields the protein MADTDDHQPENGFVSPDSTSSSSPGPLTRIDGAVLPFLGGFGKYQKQLILLTWIPALFIGFSQYSDNFLLAQPNNTCIQPFTNATPSTTTTSSATTTVSTAAAGGNVTWARSWASGGPQNASGRAAGVHNDTGDDTQCMCNAWTFEMHTGLVQNVVTKWSLVCNSSWKVHIAKFSLLVGSIFGYLVFGILADWFGRHPVLIISVLFMLVFGLTVAFSVNVPMFSTLRFFEGFCLSGITLSLYVLRIELCLPGWRFSMTMVASFVMLGGQLLMPGVAYLCRDWQVLQAVIICPLLLMLSYIWIFPESLRWLLATQQYCRSKWIMGHIAKKNCVNMQQDPDNILPELQRALQRKPKKTCIVKMARTRNLWKNIVVLCFNSLTGYGIHHCFARSMMDPEAQETTMFHDFYVDYYTMAGIAVASCLALCPAVGLMGRRGGLLTFMIITALASLLQLGLPNLLGKYSTHLNIDSSSTLTKNFSIAFSIIGMFSSHAVSNLSIFFCAEITPTVIRGGGLGLVLASAGFGMLTAPIMELHNQKGYFLHHIIFACCTLICIICILLLPETRYHPLPETLADGESYTRQPLLPPRKPGEQRLLLVPSQSARDYTRVHDTPLHEAAAAGVSIMDSAASSAADLNAPDEDDGARTGPTKDDTIHASKEHLLSSTPEPSHPLLSDEDKPSEVVLASIEPPTRAVVLQTDDTLHPSPTLEALPDPASEEPPPESPDQLDDDPPPMESGPPSPEDTVTVPPSPSRPAPDIASPSPPSPDIESHCSDIYLEVENELTPPSPPPEPPCGDDLSPPPSPVPDSVLPSSGHTSPSRFPSLPLLPGAPPITEPAAAAAEATTLTEHPLRDSPDSDSDHSTSGASPPSLMVCTVSSPIDSGVLSISASTESNALNGVASS
- the LOC125985322 gene encoding solute carrier family 22 member 23 isoform X2 → MLTPYCRLQSCGRHLSSSKLQIRFCIGMQAFPSSHANNTVEDVARPINESSPHFSARGIELCLPGWRFSMTMVASFVMLGGQLLMPGVAYLCRDWQVLQAVIICPLLLMLSYIWIFPESLRWLLATQQYCRSKWIMGHIAKKNCVNMQQDPDNILPELQRALQRKPKKTCIVKMARTRNLWKNIVVLCFNSLTGYGIHHCFARSMMDPEAQETTMFHDFYVDYYTMAGIAVASCLALCPAVGLMGRRGGLLTFMIITALASLLQLGLPNLLGKYSTHLNIDSSSTLTKNFSIAFSIIGMFSSHAVSNLSIFFCAEITPTVIRGGGLGLVLASAGFGMLTAPIMELHNQKGYFLHHIIFACCTLICIICILLLPETRYHPLPETLADGESYTRQPLLPPRKPGEQRLLLVPSQSARDYTRVHDTPLHEAAAAGVSIMDSAASSAADLNAPDEDDGARTGPTKDDTIHASKEHLLSSTPEPSHPLLSDEDKPSEVVLASIEPPTRAVVLQTDDTLHPSPTLEALPDPASEEPPPESPDQLDDDPPPMESGPPSPEDTVTVPPSPSRPAPDIASPSPPSPDIESHCSDIYLEVENELTPPSPPPEPPCGDDLSPPPSPVPDSVLPSSGHTSPSRFPSLPLLPGAPPITEPAAAAAEATTLTEHPLRDSPDSDSDHSTSGASPPSLMVCTVSSPIDSGVLSISASTESNALNGVASS